One window from the genome of Bacteroidales bacterium encodes:
- the uvrA gene encoding excinuclease ABC subunit UvrA has translation MSLKEINISGARVNNLKDINLVIPQKKLVVITGLSGSGKSSLAFDTIYAEGQRRFMETMSRYARQFIGNLERPDVDSITGLCPVISIEQKTTNKNPRSTVGTITEIYDLLRLLYARISDAYSPVTGKLMIKYTENQIIELISSEYKDKSILILAPLIKGRKGHYRELFENFRRQGFLKIMVDGEIKELKPGMHVDRYKIHDIQLVVDKLTINEKSETRLKESVKTAFRLGKDNLLIIDNETNEQKNLSKRLVCPDTGISYSDPEPNLFSFNSPYGACPKCNGLGYIKEVDIDKIFPNKKLSIKKGGIAPLGEYKKNWIFNQIEAIGMKFGFTMNSTIEELSEEAINVILFGAKEKFSVKNSYLGINLNYDLNFDGIINFLEEQDKMPDYLSLKKWVSSYMNEIPCPECHGRRLQNESLHFLIGGKNITEVAHLELNDLREWINEIRESVDETKKLIANEIFKEINSRLNFIIDVGLDYLSLDRSAPSLSGGESQRIRLATQIGSQLIGVLYILDEPSIGLHQKDNYRLIQALKDLRDIGNSVIVVEHDEATMFAADQIIDIGPGAGRLGGHVVAQGTVEDIIKSGSITGKYLNKELQILPPEKTREGNGKFISIKGANGHNLKNIDIDIPLNKLICVTGVSGSGKSSLINQTLYPVLVNKLHHGKRHALEYENITGIEHIDKVIDIDQSPIGRTPRSNPATYTNVFSDIRNLFAETPQAKIRGYKSGRFSFNIKGGRCEECQGSGERVIEMNFLPSVHIKCEKCQGKRYDRETLEVRYHGKSIYDVLNMTINQAVEFFENIPNITRKIKVLQDVGLGYLKLGQSSTTLSGGEAQRIKLVSELNKRDTGNTLYILDEPTTGLHYEDIKVLLHVINRLVDKGNTVIIIEHNLDVIKSADYIIDMGPGGGYKGGEIIVTGTPEEIKKSGKGFTSQYL, from the coding sequence ATGTCGTTGAAAGAAATCAACATTTCCGGTGCAAGAGTAAATAATTTAAAAGATATCAACTTGGTAATTCCGCAAAAGAAACTTGTAGTGATAACTGGTTTGAGCGGAAGCGGAAAATCTTCCCTGGCTTTCGATACAATTTATGCCGAAGGTCAACGCAGATTTATGGAAACTATGTCGAGATACGCGCGACAATTTATCGGTAACTTAGAAAGACCCGACGTTGATTCTATAACCGGACTTTGCCCGGTAATTTCCATCGAACAAAAAACAACAAATAAAAATCCGCGCTCTACTGTAGGAACAATCACTGAAATATATGATCTTTTAAGATTATTATATGCCCGTATTTCCGATGCATACTCGCCCGTTACCGGAAAGCTGATGATTAAATACACAGAAAATCAAATCATCGAACTTATTTCCTCAGAGTATAAAGATAAATCAATATTGATTCTTGCTCCGTTAATCAAAGGTAGAAAAGGGCATTATAGAGAACTTTTTGAAAACTTTCGCCGACAAGGATTTCTAAAAATTATGGTTGACGGTGAGATAAAGGAATTAAAACCGGGAATGCATGTGGATCGATATAAGATTCATGATATTCAACTTGTTGTTGATAAACTAACTATCAATGAAAAATCGGAAACTCGATTGAAAGAAAGTGTTAAAACAGCGTTCCGACTGGGAAAGGATAATCTTTTAATCATAGATAACGAGACTAATGAACAGAAAAATCTAAGTAAAAGATTGGTTTGTCCCGATACCGGAATTTCTTACAGTGATCCGGAACCGAATCTGTTTTCTTTCAATTCACCTTATGGGGCTTGTCCTAAATGTAACGGATTAGGTTATATAAAAGAAGTTGATATCGACAAAATTTTTCCGAACAAAAAATTAAGTATAAAAAAAGGCGGAATTGCTCCTTTAGGCGAATATAAAAAGAATTGGATATTCAATCAGATTGAAGCTATCGGAATGAAATTCGGCTTTACCATGAATTCAACAATTGAGGAGCTTTCAGAAGAAGCTATCAATGTAATTTTATTCGGAGCAAAAGAAAAGTTTTCCGTAAAAAATTCATATTTGGGAATAAATTTAAATTACGATTTAAATTTTGACGGAATTATTAACTTTCTTGAAGAACAAGATAAAATGCCCGATTATCTCTCGTTAAAGAAATGGGTTAGCTCTTATATGAACGAAATTCCCTGCCCGGAATGCCACGGCAGGCGCTTACAAAATGAATCCCTACATTTCTTAATAGGAGGCAAGAATATTACCGAAGTAGCACATTTAGAGCTAAACGATTTAAGAGAATGGATCAATGAAATCAGGGAATCGGTTGATGAAACAAAAAAACTTATTGCTAACGAGATTTTTAAGGAAATAAACAGTAGGCTCAATTTTATTATTGATGTAGGATTGGATTATCTTTCTTTAGATAGATCGGCGCCGTCTTTATCAGGCGGAGAATCTCAAAGAATCAGACTTGCAACACAAATCGGTTCGCAGTTAATCGGAGTATTGTATATTCTTGATGAACCAAGTATCGGTTTACATCAAAAAGATAATTACAGATTGATACAAGCATTAAAAGATTTGCGCGATATAGGAAACTCGGTAATTGTTGTTGAACATGACGAAGCAACTATGTTTGCGGCAGATCAAATAATAGATATTGGTCCGGGAGCGGGAAGGCTCGGCGGACATGTTGTTGCCCAAGGAACTGTTGAAGACATCATCAAATCCGGCTCTATCACAGGAAAATATTTAAATAAGGAATTACAAATATTACCTCCTGAGAAAACTCGTGAAGGAAACGGAAAATTCATTTCAATAAAAGGTGCTAATGGTCATAATCTCAAAAATATTGACATTGATATTCCACTAAACAAACTAATATGCGTAACGGGAGTTTCGGGCAGTGGTAAATCATCATTAATAAATCAAACCTTATATCCGGTATTAGTAAACAAATTGCATCACGGGAAACGCCATGCGTTGGAATATGAAAACATTACCGGAATAGAGCACATTGACAAGGTAATTGATATTGATCAATCTCCTATTGGAAGAACTCCGAGATCCAATCCAGCAACATATACAAATGTTTTCAGTGATATCCGAAATCTTTTTGCCGAAACTCCTCAGGCAAAGATAAGAGGGTATAAATCGGGAAGATTTTCATTCAACATAAAAGGCGGTCGTTGCGAAGAATGCCAAGGCAGCGGCGAGCGTGTAATTGAAATGAATTTCCTGCCGAGCGTACATATCAAATGTGAGAAATGTCAAGGAAAAAGATATGACCGGGAAACTTTGGAAGTTCGCTATCACGGAAAATCTATTTACGATGTTTTAAATATGACTATAAATCAAGCTGTAGAATTTTTTGAAAATATTCCGAACATTACAAGGAAGATTAAAGTTTTGCAGGATGTAGGATTGGGATATTTGAAATTGGGGCAGTCGTCTACTACCCTTTCGGGCGGAGAAGCTCAGAGAATAAAATTAGTTTCGGAGTTAAACAAACGCGATACGGGCAATACGCTTTACATTCTGGATGAACCTACAACAGGTTTGCATTACGAAGATATTAAAGTGTTATTACATGTTATCAATCGGTTGGTAGATAAAGGTAATACCGTAATTATTATTGAGCACAATTTAGATGTAATCAAATCAGCAGATTACATCATTGATATGGGGCCGGGCGGCGGTTACAAAGGCGGTGAAATAATTGTTACCGGTACTCCGGAAGAAATAAAAAAATCAGGTAAAGGTTTTACATCTCAATATTTATAA
- a CDS encoding aspartyl protease family protein: MNYKIKLLTIDNLDDRNGSLKYISARINRKDILFLIDTGATRTCVNEETLESFLNRKELKQIKEGADILGLGTSNHKSQECIINKISFNRLIIHEFPIIITNLSDIFSALESASNIKLHGIIGNDFLVEHNAVIDYEKNILKLKKEKIKK; encoded by the coding sequence ATGAATTACAAAATCAAATTATTAACAATAGATAATCTTGACGACCGTAACGGTTCGCTAAAATATATAAGCGCAAGAATTAACAGAAAAGATATATTATTTCTAATCGACACAGGCGCAACGCGTACATGCGTTAACGAAGAAACTTTAGAATCTTTCCTTAACAGAAAAGAATTAAAACAAATCAAAGAAGGGGCGGATATCCTGGGGCTGGGCACATCAAACCATAAAAGTCAGGAATGTATTATAAATAAAATAAGTTTTAACCGCCTGATTATACATGAGTTTCCTATAATAATTACAAATTTATCCGACATTTTCTCAGCATTGGAGTCAGCTTCAAACATAAAACTTCACGGCATTATCGGAAACGACTTTCTTGTAGAACATAATGCGGTTATTGATTATGAAAAAAATATCCTGAAATTAAAAAAGGAAAAGATTAAGAAGTAA
- a CDS encoding glycosyltransferase family 39 protein, producing the protein MKDLYKNLSAIIIIVFIGLIFNYKYLNTFPYQIHAWTQSDRLAIALGFVENDLNFFKPQTFVYYYQFPELWHDYPETTITAADFPIHDFIPAIFMKLFKSNDVIFFRIYILLYGFMGLFFLFKLSQIWTKNYFKSLIILLLAATSPVFVYYQGGFLPTIPSLSNAIIGVYFYSLYIENSRNKNFNISLIFFTLAALSRLTFIIPLIAVYCVEFIRIIKNNSKLLPKVAPVIISTLFIALNFIYNKILKDNYGSIFLSQLMPADNFAEFFSLIKLTAENWLFDYFTKIHYLIFAGIILLSVFGFLIRKINSKQSYFILYILTIFIGSIMFLIALIRQFPAHDYYFLDTFFLPIILLIIFLISIIPDFQNKKISNGFWLILFLVIAYPLSSKAIASQDGRYEEKDWSRAEKTYKSFIDSKNLLSELNIPNDSKILIIDCPTPNIPFILMGRKGFVVRKYDEGKIKLALDSLNYDYIILQNEYYLSRIYQKYSDIIYRINKIGGNDKISVFTLADNPQEPVFEMFADYENELHQLWKNTFSTSEVSYSGSHSGLLAQDMLYGLTFKTKDLSVLSEKNNFIFFKAKFMCQYITDCHLVLSIIHNNENIYYKNYSLEEALSCSQEWEDLSVGFEVPKLDVDDYEFAIYLYNPGKSRVYVDDFWFGIY; encoded by the coding sequence ATGAAAGATTTATACAAAAATTTATCGGCAATTATTATAATTGTTTTCATTGGATTGATTTTTAATTATAAGTATCTGAATACTTTCCCGTATCAAATTCATGCATGGACACAATCCGACAGACTGGCTATCGCACTCGGATTTGTTGAAAATGATTTGAACTTTTTTAAGCCACAAACTTTTGTATATTATTATCAATTTCCTGAACTTTGGCACGATTATCCCGAAACTACAATTACGGCTGCCGATTTTCCAATACATGATTTTATTCCGGCAATCTTTATGAAGTTGTTTAAGAGTAATGATGTAATATTTTTTCGTATTTACATATTATTGTATGGCTTTATGGGATTGTTTTTCCTGTTTAAATTATCACAAATCTGGACAAAAAATTATTTTAAATCATTAATAATTCTTTTATTGGCAGCAACTTCACCTGTCTTTGTTTATTATCAGGGCGGTTTCTTGCCTACAATTCCGTCTTTATCAAACGCAATAATCGGAGTTTATTTTTATTCATTGTATATTGAAAATAGCAGAAACAAAAATTTTAATATATCATTAATCTTCTTTACTTTGGCGGCATTATCCCGCTTAACTTTTATTATTCCTTTAATAGCGGTTTATTGTGTGGAATTTATCAGGATTATAAAAAATAATTCTAAATTATTACCAAAAGTAGCACCCGTTATTATATCAACATTATTTATTGCTTTGAATTTTATATATAATAAAATTCTAAAAGATAATTACGGCTCAATTTTTCTTAGTCAGCTTATGCCTGCAGATAATTTCGCGGAATTTTTTTCTCTGATTAAATTAACTGCTGAAAATTGGCTTTTTGATTATTTCACTAAAATTCACTATCTGATATTTGCTGGGATTATACTTTTGTCTGTTTTTGGATTCTTAATCCGTAAAATAAATAGTAAACAGTCGTATTTTATTCTTTATATTTTGACGATATTTATAGGTAGCATAATGTTTCTTATAGCCTTAATACGACAATTTCCGGCGCACGATTATTATTTCCTTGATACATTTTTTCTCCCGATAATTCTGCTGATAATATTTTTAATTTCTATTATTCCAGATTTTCAAAATAAAAAAATAAGTAACGGCTTTTGGTTAATTCTATTTCTTGTTATTGCATATCCGCTGAGCAGCAAAGCAATAGCATCACAAGACGGACGTTATGAAGAGAAGGATTGGAGTAGGGCGGAAAAGACTTATAAAAGTTTTATTGATTCGAAAAACTTATTAAGCGAATTGAATATCCCGAATGATTCGAAAATTTTGATTATTGATTGTCCGACGCCTAATATTCCATTTATTTTGATGGGTAGAAAAGGATTTGTTGTGAGAAAATATGATGAGGGAAAAATCAAATTGGCTTTAGATTCATTAAATTACGATTATATTATTTTACAAAACGAATATTATCTTTCCAGAATTTATCAGAAATATTCGGATATAATATATAGAATAAACAAAATAGGTGGAAATGATAAAATTTCTGTTTTTACTTTAGCTGATAATCCCCAGGAACCGGTTTTTGAAATGTTCGCTGATTATGAAAATGAGTTACATCAACTTTGGAAAAATACTTTTTCTACTTCTGAAGTAAGTTATTCGGGTTCACATTCCGGTTTATTGGCTCAGGATATGCTTTACGGATTGACTTTCAAGACTAAGGATTTATCGGTTTTGTCTGAAAAGAATAACTTTATTTTCTTTAAAGCAAAATTTATGTGTCAGTATATTACCGATTGTCATTTGGTATTGTCAATAATACATAATAATGAAAATATTTATTATAAAAATTATAGTTTGGAAGAAGCCTTATCATGTTCTCAAGAGTGGGAAGATTTGTCGGTAGGATTTGAAGTGCCGAAATTGGACGTTGATGATTATGAATTTGCGATATATCTTTATAATCCCGGTAAATCAAGAGTTTATGTTGATGATTTCTGGTTTGGAATATACTAA
- a CDS encoding PDDEXK nuclease domain-containing protein, which translates to MKKEGVENNLIKKISKLLETAKQTVLNTVNQTMALTYFEIGRMIVEEEQKGKGRADYGTQLIYEISKRLTEDFGKGFSITNIKQMRSFYLIYSKGQTVSDELQSTYLTPVTIVQEFKLSWSHYLKLMRIEDENERRFYEIEAYKNNWSLRELQRQYDSGLYTRLAYSRNKNKIIELSAKGQIIEKAKDAIKDPYILEFLELPELSGYSENDFEQKLIDKLEQFILELGKGFTFVARQKRITFDEKHFRIDLVFYNRILKCFVLIDLKMGELKHNDLGQMQMYVNYYDRNIRLEDENKTIGIILCKDKNESVVRYTLPENNEQIFASKYLTILPSKNTLKKLLANKD; encoded by the coding sequence ATGAAAAAAGAGGGCGTAGAGAATAACCTAATTAAAAAAATATCCAAATTATTAGAAACGGCAAAACAAACTGTTCTTAATACTGTTAATCAAACAATGGCGTTAACTTATTTTGAAATCGGCAGAATGATTGTAGAAGAAGAGCAGAAAGGGAAAGGAAGAGCTGATTATGGAACACAACTTATTTATGAAATTTCAAAAAGATTAACTGAAGACTTCGGCAAAGGATTTTCGATTACTAACATTAAGCAAATGAGAAGTTTTTACTTAATTTACTCAAAAGGTCAGACAGTGTCTGACGAATTACAATCAACTTATTTAACGCCCGTTACAATAGTACAAGAATTTAAATTAAGTTGGTCGCATTATCTAAAATTAATGAGAATAGAAGATGAAAATGAACGAAGATTCTATGAAATAGAAGCCTATAAGAATAATTGGAGTTTAAGAGAATTACAAAGACAATACGATTCCGGTTTATATACAAGGTTAGCTTATAGCCGAAACAAAAATAAAATTATAGAATTGTCGGCAAAAGGACAAATAATTGAAAAAGCTAAAGATGCTATTAAAGATCCGTATATATTGGAATTTTTAGAATTACCTGAATTATCCGGATATTCTGAAAATGATTTCGAACAAAAATTAATTGACAAATTGGAACAATTTATTTTGGAATTAGGAAAAGGTTTTACTTTTGTTGCACGACAAAAAAGAATAACTTTTGATGAAAAACATTTTAGAATTGATTTGGTTTTTTATAATAGAATATTAAAATGTTTTGTATTGATAGATTTAAAAATGGGAGAATTAAAACACAATGATTTAGGACAAATGCAGATGTATGTAAATTATTATGACAGAAACATTCGTCTTGAAGATGAGAACAAAACAATCGGAATTATACTTTGCAAAGACAAAAATGAATCTGTTGTCAGATACACACTACCGGAAAACAACGAACAAATATTTGCCAGTAAATATCTAACAATTCTACCGAGTAAAAACACGCTAAAGAAATTACTTGCAAATAAAGACTGA
- a CDS encoding NADH:ubiquinone reductase (Na(+)-transporting) subunit A — translation MKSVFKIKKGLDVKLIGDADFIIKAHKVSKVAVCPDDFKWLKAKLNVNERDNVKIGTPIIFSKDNPEIKIVAPISGEVTSIVRGEKRKIERIVITSDNKFEKEDFNLDFKLERTAIINAMLTTGLWPFIKQRPFDCIADPNDIPKAIFISCFDSSPLAPSYSFLLQDRQEEFQKGIEILSHLTNGPIILGLKNNIGNSFFEATKNVQFKYFEGPHPSGNIGTQIHYISPLAKGEIVWYVNPQDIAIIGKLYLKNELDFSKIIVLCGSGIAEPYYLKTISGSNILDAIMKMSNIECAYVNDKCIHPESECSNCQIKGTNLVSGRMQLGKLRIKNYGFVIEDKRNKRKKKFKDVDDNTVYISSNSGPTDARIISGNVLTGTNISKSTFLRFYHNQVTVIPEGGKRRFLGWLYPGFRLWSVSHTYVSWLYPNRKHNLDTTLHGGKRAMILSDIYEKVFPLDILPMELLKACVIGDTELMEQLGIYEVVEEDFALCEVVCPSKTECQKIIYDGLSLLKE, via the coding sequence ATGAAAAGTGTTTTCAAAATAAAAAAAGGTTTGGATGTCAAACTGATTGGCGACGCCGATTTCATTATTAAAGCTCATAAAGTATCTAAAGTTGCCGTTTGTCCTGATGACTTTAAATGGTTAAAGGCAAAGCTAAACGTCAATGAGAGAGATAACGTAAAAATCGGCACACCGATAATCTTCTCGAAAGATAATCCGGAAATTAAAATAGTAGCGCCAATAAGCGGTGAAGTTACAAGTATCGTTAGAGGTGAGAAACGTAAGATTGAACGAATTGTAATAACTTCCGATAATAAATTTGAAAAAGAAGATTTTAATCTAGACTTTAAATTAGAAAGAACCGCCATAATTAACGCCATGCTCACAACCGGTTTGTGGCCCTTTATAAAACAGCGCCCTTTCGACTGCATTGCAGATCCGAATGATATTCCGAAAGCAATTTTCATTTCTTGTTTTGACAGCTCACCATTAGCTCCCTCATACTCTTTTCTCTTGCAAGACAGACAAGAAGAATTTCAAAAAGGTATTGAGATTCTTTCACATCTTACAAACGGACCAATTATTCTCGGTTTGAAAAATAATATAGGAAATTCTTTTTTTGAAGCTACAAAAAACGTTCAATTCAAATATTTCGAAGGACCACATCCGAGTGGGAATATCGGAACTCAAATTCATTATATATCTCCTCTTGCTAAAGGTGAAATTGTTTGGTACGTAAACCCGCAGGATATTGCAATTATCGGAAAATTATATTTAAAAAACGAATTGGATTTTTCAAAGATAATAGTACTTTGCGGCTCCGGAATCGCAGAACCTTACTATCTTAAAACTATTAGCGGCAGTAATATTTTAGATGCGATAATGAAAATGTCTAATATAGAATGCGCTTATGTAAATGACAAATGTATTCATCCGGAATCCGAATGTTCAAACTGCCAGATAAAAGGTACGAACTTGGTAAGCGGAAGAATGCAACTTGGAAAGCTTCGAATTAAAAATTACGGATTTGTTATTGAAGATAAGCGTAATAAACGTAAGAAGAAGTTTAAAGATGTTGATGACAACACCGTTTATATATCAAGTAATAGCGGTCCTACGGATGCACGAATTATCAGTGGGAATGTTTTGACGGGAACGAATATTTCCAAATCAACATTTCTGAGATTTTACCACAATCAGGTTACTGTTATTCCCGAAGGCGGTAAAAGGAGGTTCCTTGGATGGCTATATCCCGGTTTTCGCCTCTGGAGTGTTTCGCACACTTATGTTTCTTGGCTGTATCCCAATAGAAAACACAATTTAGATACTACTCTACACGGAGGAAAACGTGCCATGATCTTATCTGATATTTATGAAAAAGTTTTTCCTTTGGATATTCTTCCTATGGAATTATTAAAAGCCTGCGTTATAGGCGACACTGAATTAATGGAACAACTCGGTATTTATGAAGTAGTTGAAGAAGATTTCGCGTTATGCGAAGTAGTTTGTCCTTCTAAGACAGAATGCCAAAAGATTATTTATGACGGTTTATCACTTTTAAAAGAATAA
- a CDS encoding NADH:ubiquinone reductase (Na(+)-transporting) subunit B: protein MGWLINLSERLEKAFSSRRLLKRFYALYDAADTFLLTPNATTKTGSHIRDVVDMKRIMIAVMIALVPPLLFGIWNIGYQHFLVNSIDASLWQMFSYGFLKWLPIVLTVYASGLTVEIIFAQRLGHSVAEGFFVSGMLIPMIVPPEIPLWILALATIFATLFAKEVFGGTGYNFLNVALVARAFIFFAYPSVISGDNVWIAGKPDSISGATPLAQLSNGNITDMPSIFEMFIGTIPGSIGETSKLAIILGGIFLVYTQVASWRIMLSVMFGGLSMGFIFNLIGTTPIMQIPPYEHLLMGGFMFGAVYMATDPVTSPHTNWGRVIFGFLIGVIAVMIRVINKGYPEGMMLAILLMNVFAPLIDYIAIQNNIRKRKKRHAKLSLKNITSQPNIN, encoded by the coding sequence ATGGGTTGGCTGATAAACTTAAGTGAAAGATTAGAAAAAGCATTCTCCAGCAGACGCTTACTAAAAAGGTTTTATGCGCTTTATGATGCTGCCGATACCTTCTTATTAACACCTAACGCTACTACAAAAACAGGCAGCCACATTCGTGATGTTGTTGATATGAAACGAATTATGATTGCAGTGATGATAGCTTTAGTGCCTCCTCTGTTATTTGGAATTTGGAATATAGGATATCAACATTTTTTAGTAAACAGCATCGATGCAAGCTTATGGCAAATGTTCTCGTACGGATTTCTGAAATGGCTTCCTATAGTTCTTACGGTTTATGCAAGCGGATTAACAGTTGAAATTATTTTTGCCCAAAGGCTCGGTCACAGTGTTGCTGAAGGATTTTTTGTTTCGGGAATGCTGATACCTATGATTGTTCCTCCTGAAATTCCTTTATGGATATTAGCTCTGGCTACAATTTTCGCAACATTATTCGCAAAAGAAGTTTTCGGCGGAACAGGCTATAATTTCCTAAATGTTGCCTTAGTTGCCCGGGCTTTTATATTCTTTGCATATCCGAGTGTGATTTCGGGAGATAATGTTTGGATTGCCGGCAAACCTGATAGTATCTCTGGCGCCACTCCATTAGCACAATTATCCAATGGTAATATCACCGATATGCCAAGCATTTTCGAAATGTTTATCGGAACAATTCCGGGCAGTATAGGCGAAACTTCAAAATTAGCGATTATTCTCGGAGGAATTTTTCTCGTATATACGCAAGTGGCCAGTTGGCGGATAATGTTATCGGTAATGTTTGGCGGATTGAGCATGGGATTTATTTTTAATTTGATTGGCACTACTCCGATAATGCAAATTCCGCCATACGAACATTTGCTCATGGGAGGATTTATGTTCGGGGCGGTTTATATGGCTACCGATCCCGTTACTTCACCGCATACAAATTGGGGAAGAGTTATTTTCGGCTTCCTCATAGGCGTTATAGCAGTAATGATTCGCGTCATCAACAAAGGATATCCCGAAGGAATGATGCTCGCAATTCTTCTGATGAATGTATTCGCACCGCTAATAGACTATATTGCTATTCAAAATAATATCAGAAAGAGAAAAAAACGACATGCGAAATTAAGTTTGAAAAACATTACTTCACAACCAAATATTAATTGA
- the nqrC gene encoding NADH:ubiquinone reductase (Na(+)-transporting) subunit C, giving the protein MNTDSNKYVFLYITILVLIVAVVLSLFSIKLQPLQKANTDIEKMYQILTAANYKNISKENVINQYEKLTTEIIINNDGNVVSVYYFKNNADEVRAFNLSVAEEYQKAFDGKTDYILPVFAVKNPDNSITNVIPVAGKGLWGPIWGYVAIASDGNTITGAIFDHKSETPGLGGEISTEKFASMFEGKMLFNNKGEYVAVKLVKGGILNSNIDPKHGVDAISGGTITSQGIEKMIHDCLKLYIPYINNKL; this is encoded by the coding sequence ATGAATACCGATAGTAATAAATATGTTTTTCTATATATCACAATACTTGTGTTGATTGTTGCTGTAGTTTTATCCCTCTTTTCAATTAAATTGCAACCCCTGCAGAAAGCAAATACGGATATCGAAAAAATGTATCAGATTCTAACGGCAGCAAATTATAAAAACATCAGTAAAGAAAACGTAATAAACCAATATGAAAAATTAACTACGGAAATCATTATCAATAATGATGGAAATGTAGTATCTGTTTACTATTTCAAAAATAATGCAGATGAAGTTCGTGCCTTCAATTTATCCGTAGCAGAAGAATATCAAAAAGCATTCGACGGAAAAACGGATTATATTTTACCTGTTTTTGCAGTAAAAAATCCTGATAACTCGATTACAAATGTAATTCCTGTTGCCGGTAAAGGTTTGTGGGGACCGATTTGGGGATATGTTGCAATTGCTTCCGACGGAAATACAATTACGGGAGCAATCTTTGACCACAAATCCGAGACTCCCGGACTTGGCGGCGAAATTTCTACTGAGAAATTCGCATCAATGTTCGAAGGGAAAATGCTTTTCAATAACAAGGGTGAATATGTTGCGGTAAAACTTGTCAAAGGTGGGATTTTAAACAGTAATATTGATCCGAAACACGGAGTTGATGCTATTTCCGGAGGAACTATCACTTCTCAAGGAATTGAAAAAATGATACATGATTGTTTAAAACTTTACATTCCATATATAAATAATAAATTATGA